Proteins encoded within one genomic window of Amycolatopsis sp. 2-15:
- a CDS encoding xanthine dehydrogenase family protein molybdopterin-binding subunit, protein MASPTTSPGPQGGSESDNAAPDDDGRVGRRRFLTYLVAAPTLTVATKLSFDTLVPDKAEAVVPTLPQPAEILDLGDVLTLSCAPTSGMLLLEVTTDGRVRLQLPRAEVGQGINTASAMLVAEEMDLPLDKVDVVLADARPELLFNQLTGGSNTMRSLYDPIRTAAATARARMVSAASSQWNVPAARLSTRDGLVRAPDGRKASYGVLAGPAARADLPTAAVKPKAESAHTLVGTPTSRKDALAMVTGKQVYTLDLDIPGAMPVMVRRPPTINGTVKKVNNEAAVRAMPGIIDIAVVQTGVAVMAETFGHALDGKNALDVTWNAGTVDGENNASITKKLQAAALPFVVPPLLTQYVDAEFDFAFVSHAPMESNSAVADVREDSATIWAGLKSPIVAKQTIAQELGLPENKVTVHVQQGGGSFGRRLFFDAALEAAHISKAMKKPVRLMWSRIDDMRHGRARAASHHKIRATFALGQVLTFEHRVASIETDWGHGLGEILTAFAAKLPVGGNLSFAQTVFLLTVKSPYNFGVTTQLLNEVPLKFHTSAWRSVYSANTRGAEEIMVDEIAAKLGKDPLAFRREFIKEPRQKAVLDKVAELGEWGKKMPKGFAQGIAVHGEYKSYTACLVEMDARDPKHPRVTKATIAVDVGKPVNPRGIQSQMLGGLTDAISTTLTAGLHIDNGLPLEGSYSQFHYARQKNAPTDVNVFVMPANGSEIGGAGELGLPAPVGAIANAYARATGIKPRSFPINFPVDFDPFPR, encoded by the coding sequence ATGGCCAGCCCCACCACCAGCCCCGGACCACAGGGCGGTTCCGAATCGGACAACGCCGCGCCGGACGACGACGGGCGCGTCGGCCGCCGCCGCTTCCTCACCTACCTCGTCGCCGCGCCGACGCTGACCGTCGCGACGAAGCTGTCGTTCGACACTCTCGTGCCGGACAAGGCCGAAGCCGTGGTGCCGACGCTGCCGCAGCCCGCCGAGATCCTCGACCTCGGCGACGTGCTCACGCTCTCCTGCGCGCCGACGTCCGGCATGCTCCTGCTCGAGGTGACCACCGACGGCCGCGTGCGCCTGCAGTTGCCGCGCGCCGAAGTGGGCCAGGGCATCAACACGGCCAGCGCGATGCTCGTGGCCGAAGAGATGGACCTGCCGCTCGACAAGGTCGACGTGGTGCTGGCCGACGCGCGCCCGGAGCTGCTGTTCAACCAGCTCACCGGCGGCTCCAACACCATGCGGTCGCTGTACGACCCGATCCGCACAGCCGCCGCCACGGCCCGCGCCCGGATGGTGTCCGCCGCGAGCTCGCAGTGGAACGTCCCGGCCGCGCGCTTGTCCACCCGCGACGGTCTCGTGCGCGCCCCGGACGGGCGCAAGGCCTCCTACGGCGTGCTCGCCGGCCCGGCCGCCCGCGCGGACCTGCCCACCGCGGCTGTGAAGCCGAAGGCCGAGTCGGCCCACACGCTGGTCGGCACGCCGACGTCGCGCAAGGACGCGCTCGCCATGGTCACCGGCAAGCAGGTCTACACGCTCGACCTAGACATTCCCGGCGCGATGCCGGTGATGGTGCGGCGCCCGCCGACGATCAACGGCACGGTGAAGAAGGTCAACAACGAGGCCGCCGTGCGTGCGATGCCCGGCATCATCGACATCGCGGTGGTGCAGACCGGCGTCGCCGTGATGGCCGAGACGTTCGGTCACGCGCTCGACGGCAAGAACGCCCTCGACGTCACCTGGAACGCGGGCACGGTCGACGGCGAGAACAACGCGTCCATCACGAAGAAGCTGCAGGCCGCGGCGCTGCCGTTCGTGGTGCCGCCGCTGCTGACGCAGTACGTGGACGCCGAGTTCGACTTCGCGTTCGTCAGCCACGCGCCGATGGAGTCGAACTCCGCGGTCGCGGACGTCCGCGAGGACAGCGCCACCATCTGGGCCGGGCTGAAGTCGCCGATCGTCGCGAAGCAGACCATCGCGCAGGAGCTGGGGCTGCCGGAGAACAAGGTCACCGTGCACGTCCAGCAGGGCGGCGGCTCGTTCGGCCGCCGGCTGTTCTTCGACGCCGCGCTGGAAGCCGCGCACATCTCCAAGGCGATGAAGAAGCCCGTCCGGCTCATGTGGAGCCGGATCGACGACATGCGCCACGGCCGCGCCCGCGCCGCGAGCCACCACAAGATCCGCGCGACGTTCGCGCTCGGCCAGGTGCTCACGTTCGAGCACCGCGTGGCCAGCATCGAGACCGACTGGGGCCACGGCCTCGGCGAGATCCTCACCGCGTTCGCCGCGAAGCTGCCCGTGGGCGGCAACCTGAGCTTCGCGCAGACGGTGTTCCTGCTGACGGTGAAGTCGCCCTACAACTTCGGCGTCACCACGCAGCTGCTCAACGAGGTGCCGCTGAAGTTCCACACCTCGGCGTGGCGCTCGGTGTACTCCGCGAACACCCGCGGCGCCGAGGAGATCATGGTCGACGAGATCGCGGCCAAGCTCGGCAAGGACCCGCTGGCCTTCCGCCGCGAGTTCATCAAGGAGCCGCGCCAGAAGGCGGTGCTGGACAAGGTCGCCGAGCTCGGCGAGTGGGGCAAGAAGATGCCGAAGGGCTTCGCCCAGGGCATCGCAGTGCACGGCGAGTACAAGTCCTACACCGCCTGCCTGGTGGAGATGGACGCGCGCGACCCGAAGCACCCGCGCGTGACCAAGGCGACGATCGCGGTGGACGTCGGCAAGCCGGTGAACCCCCGCGGCATCCAGTCGCAGATGCTCGGCGGCCTCACCGACGCCATCTCGACCACGCTCACCGCGGGCTTGCACATCGACAACGGCCTGCCGCTCGAAGGCAGCTACTCACAGTTCCACTACGCGCGGCAGAAGAACGCGCCGACGGACGTGAACGTGTTCGTGATGCCGGCCAACGGCAGCGAAATCGGCGGTGCGGGCGAGCTGGGCCTGCCCGCACCGGTGGGGGCGATCGCCAACGCCTACGCGCGTGCCACGGGGATCAAGCCGCGCAGCTTCCCGATCAACTTCCCGGTCGACTTCGACCCGTTCCCCCGCTGA
- a CDS encoding (2Fe-2S)-binding protein, translating to MPNYTFEVNGKTVTVDAPADLPLLWALRDKLKVRGLKYGCGINVCKACTSHLDGEAVNPCVVPVSECEGREVTTIEGLADGDTLHPVQEAWLEQDVAQCGYCQPGQIMAAVALLKKTKNPTDADIDAIENVCRCGSYFRIREAIKAAAAKM from the coding sequence ATGCCCAATTACACCTTCGAAGTGAACGGGAAGACCGTCACCGTCGACGCGCCCGCCGATCTGCCGCTGCTGTGGGCGCTGCGCGACAAGCTGAAGGTGCGCGGCCTCAAGTACGGCTGCGGCATCAACGTCTGCAAGGCCTGCACCAGCCACCTCGACGGCGAGGCGGTGAACCCGTGCGTGGTCCCGGTCTCCGAGTGCGAGGGCCGCGAGGTCACCACGATCGAGGGCCTGGCCGATGGCGACACCCTGCACCCGGTGCAGGAAGCGTGGCTGGAGCAGGACGTCGCGCAGTGCGGCTACTGCCAGCCGGGCCAGATCATGGCCGCCGTCGCGCTGCTGAAGAAGACCAAGAACCCCACCGACGCCGACATCGACGCGATCGAGAACGTGTGCCGCTGCGGTTCGTACTTCCGTATCCGCGAGGCGATCAAGGCGGCCGCCGCGAAGATGTGA